A single genomic interval of Centropristis striata isolate RG_2023a ecotype Rhode Island chromosome 8, C.striata_1.0, whole genome shotgun sequence harbors:
- the aplp1 gene encoding amyloid beta precursor like protein 2 isoform X1, which translates to MGHTAIPILMAVLSYCVWENVEALAMTEVNGPGLQVAEPQIAMYCGRQLLHMNLQTGQWEPDPQGRQGCFKEPGDILSYCQEVYPALPISHIEESKRPVTIPAWCKKGWGHCQTHPFIVLPYRCLEGEYVSEALLVPDRCRFLHQEQMDACESYVYWHNIAKEECTADNLELHSYGMLLPCGDHFRGVEYVCCPGRGSSSGKGETEDKDLPAGTQTLSAQTNGKLNTITKVMAPNPSPSPDTDVDEADMEEEDDEVVEEEEEDEEEEEEVDEEEAEEEEEEETIAVKDPVEYEYPIDSDPYQTPDYLEPFYNEKSQKPTTSAPLMRGDSLNTPRPTDGVDVYFEKPVDDTEHANFLRAKTDLEERRMKRINEIMKEWAEADNQSKNLPKSERQALNEHFQSVLQTLEEQVAGERQRLVETHLARVEAILNNNRRLALENYLTAVQSDPPQPERVLQALKRYMAAEQKDRRHTLRHYQHIVAVDPQKAEQMKFQVYTHLHVIEERMNQSLALLYKDPTLAEELHNDIQELVKAERGDISELMTTSFSETRTTEELLPAESEEEKDDEEEEERAFQNRPYPPRIELQSDKKVSAVEEYDYTTSERGPTYEYEEKINTSVELKQVVNKPPEIERDELQPDALETFNRGAMVGLLVVAVAIAMVMVISLLLVRRKPYGTISHGIVEQVDPMLTPEERQLNKMQNHGYENPTYKFFEQMN; encoded by the exons GCTCTGGCCATGACGGAGGTGAACGGGCCAGGCCTGCAGGTGGCAGAGCCGCAGATCGCCATGTACTGCGGCCGTCAGCTGCTGCACATGAACCTACAGACTGGCCAGTGGGAGCCAGACCCTCAGGGCCGCCAGGGCTGCTTCAAAGAGCCCGGAGATATCCTGTCCTACTGTCAGGAG GTGTACCCAGCACTTCCGATCTCCCATATAGAGGAGTCTAAAAGACCTGTCACCATCCCCGCCTGGTGTAAGAAAGGTTGGGGCCACTGCCAGACACACCCCTTCATAGTGCTGCCCTACCGCTGTCTAG AGGGCGAGTATGTGAGCGAAGCCCTGCTGGTGCCGGACCGATGCCGTTTCCTCCACCAGGAGCAGATGGATGCCTGCGAGAGTTACGTGTATTGGCACAACATTGCTAAGGAg GAATGCACTGCAGACAACCTGGAGCTCCACAGCTACGGGATGCTGCTGCCATGTGGAGATCATTTCCGGGGGGTGGAGTACGTGTGCTGCCCCGGCCGAGGGAGCTCCAGCGGTAAAGGAGAGACGGAGGACAAAGACCTCCCTGCTGGTACTCAGACACTCTCAGCCCAGACCAATGGAAAACTCAACACTAT CACCAAAGTGATGGCGCCCAATCCAAGCCCCTCTCCTGACACAGACGTGGACGAGGCCGAtatggaagaggaggatgatgaagtggtggaggaggaggaggaggacgaagaggaggaggaggaagttgatgaggaggaggcggaagaagaggaggaagaggagacaaTAGCTGTGAAAGATCCAGTGGAGTATGAATACCCCATTGACTCTGATCCGTACCAGACACCAGACTACCTGGAGCCCTTCTACAACGAGAAAAGCCAGAAACCAACAACCTCTGCTCCTCTGATGAGGGGGGACAGCT TGAACACACCTCGGCCCACAGATGGCGTTGATGTTTATTTTGAGAAGCCGGTGGATGACACGGAGCACGCCAACTTCCTGCGTGCCAAAACAGACCTGGAGGAGCGCAGGATGAAGCGCATCAATGAG ATCATGAAGGAATGGGCAGAGGCAGATAACCAGTCAAAGAATCTGCCAAAGTCAGAGCGACAGGCCCTGAATGAG CACTTCCAGTCTGTGCTGCAGACGCTGGAGGAGCAGGTAGCTGGAGAGAGGCAGAGGCTGGTGGAGACTCATCTGGCCAGAGTGGAGGCCATTCTCAATAACAACCGCCGCCTGGCTCTGGAGAACTACCTCACTGCTGTGCAGTCTGACCCCCCTCAG CCGGAGCGAGTGCTGCAGGCTCTGAAGCGCTACATGGCCGCGGAGCAGAAGGACCGCAGACACACACTCAGGCATTACCAGCATATTGTGGCTGTTGACCCCCAGAAGGCTGAGCAGATGAAATTCcag gTGTACACACATCTCCATGTAATTGAGGAGAGGATGAATCAGAGTCTTGCACTGTTATACAAGGATCCCACCTTGGCTGAGGAGCTGCACAATGATATCC AGGAGCTGGTCAAGGCAGAAAGAGGAGACATCAGTGAGCTCATGACCACCTCCTTCTCCGAGACCCGCACTACTGAGGAGCTCCTGCCTGCTGAGAGCGAGGAGGAGAaggatgatgaagaggaagaggagagagccTTCCAGAACAGGCCTTATCCTCCCCGCATCG AACTGCAGTCGGATAAGAAAG TGTCTGCAGTTGAGGAATATGATTATACCACATCTGAGAGAGGCCCTACTTATGAATATGAGGAAAAG ATCAACACTTCTGTGGAGCTCAAGCAGGTCGTCAATAAGCCTCCTGAGATCGAGAGAGATGAACTG CAACCTGATGCCTTGGAGACGTTTAACCGTGGCGCCATGGTGGGGTTGCTGGTGGTGGCCGTGGCGATCGCCATGGTGATGGTAATCAGCCTGCTGCTGGTGCGCAGGAAGCCATACGGCACTATCAGTCATGGCATCGTAGAG CAGGTCGACCCCATGCTGACACCAGAAGAACGACAGCTCAACAAAATGCAGAACCACGGCTATGAAAACCCCACCTACAAATTCTTTGAACAGATGAACTGA
- the aplp1 gene encoding amyloid beta precursor like protein 2 isoform X2, which yields MGHTAIPILMAVLSYCVWENVEALAMTEVNGPGLQVAEPQIAMYCGRQLLHMNLQTGQWEPDPQGRQGCFKEPGDILSYCQEVYPALPISHIEESKRPVTIPAWCKKGWGHCQTHPFIVLPYRCLEGEYVSEALLVPDRCRFLHQEQMDACESYVYWHNIAKEECTADNLELHSYGMLLPCGDHFRGVEYVCCPGRGSSSGKGETEDKDLPAGTQTLSAQTNGKLNTITKVMAPNPSPSPDTDVDEADMEEEDDEVVEEEEEDEEEEEEVDEEEAEEEEEEETIAVKDPVEYEYPIDSDPYQTPDYLEPFYNEKSQKPTTSAPLMRGDSLNTPRPTDGVDVYFEKPVDDTEHANFLRAKTDLEERRMKRINEIMKEWAEADNQSKNLPKSERQALNEHFQSVLQTLEEQVAGERQRLVETHLARVEAILNNNRRLALENYLTAVQSDPPQPERVLQALKRYMAAEQKDRRHTLRHYQHIVAVDPQKAEQMKFQVYTHLHVIEERMNQSLALLYKDPTLAEELHNDIQELVKAERGDISELMTTSFSETRTTEELLPAESEEEKDDEEEEERAFQNRPYPPRIELQSDKKVSAVEEYDYTTSERGPTYEYEEKINTSVELKQVVNKPPEIERDELQPDALETFNRGAMVGLLVVAVAIAMVMVISLLLVRRKPYGTISHGIVEVDPMLTPEERQLNKMQNHGYENPTYKFFEQMN from the exons GCTCTGGCCATGACGGAGGTGAACGGGCCAGGCCTGCAGGTGGCAGAGCCGCAGATCGCCATGTACTGCGGCCGTCAGCTGCTGCACATGAACCTACAGACTGGCCAGTGGGAGCCAGACCCTCAGGGCCGCCAGGGCTGCTTCAAAGAGCCCGGAGATATCCTGTCCTACTGTCAGGAG GTGTACCCAGCACTTCCGATCTCCCATATAGAGGAGTCTAAAAGACCTGTCACCATCCCCGCCTGGTGTAAGAAAGGTTGGGGCCACTGCCAGACACACCCCTTCATAGTGCTGCCCTACCGCTGTCTAG AGGGCGAGTATGTGAGCGAAGCCCTGCTGGTGCCGGACCGATGCCGTTTCCTCCACCAGGAGCAGATGGATGCCTGCGAGAGTTACGTGTATTGGCACAACATTGCTAAGGAg GAATGCACTGCAGACAACCTGGAGCTCCACAGCTACGGGATGCTGCTGCCATGTGGAGATCATTTCCGGGGGGTGGAGTACGTGTGCTGCCCCGGCCGAGGGAGCTCCAGCGGTAAAGGAGAGACGGAGGACAAAGACCTCCCTGCTGGTACTCAGACACTCTCAGCCCAGACCAATGGAAAACTCAACACTAT CACCAAAGTGATGGCGCCCAATCCAAGCCCCTCTCCTGACACAGACGTGGACGAGGCCGAtatggaagaggaggatgatgaagtggtggaggaggaggaggaggacgaagaggaggaggaggaagttgatgaggaggaggcggaagaagaggaggaagaggagacaaTAGCTGTGAAAGATCCAGTGGAGTATGAATACCCCATTGACTCTGATCCGTACCAGACACCAGACTACCTGGAGCCCTTCTACAACGAGAAAAGCCAGAAACCAACAACCTCTGCTCCTCTGATGAGGGGGGACAGCT TGAACACACCTCGGCCCACAGATGGCGTTGATGTTTATTTTGAGAAGCCGGTGGATGACACGGAGCACGCCAACTTCCTGCGTGCCAAAACAGACCTGGAGGAGCGCAGGATGAAGCGCATCAATGAG ATCATGAAGGAATGGGCAGAGGCAGATAACCAGTCAAAGAATCTGCCAAAGTCAGAGCGACAGGCCCTGAATGAG CACTTCCAGTCTGTGCTGCAGACGCTGGAGGAGCAGGTAGCTGGAGAGAGGCAGAGGCTGGTGGAGACTCATCTGGCCAGAGTGGAGGCCATTCTCAATAACAACCGCCGCCTGGCTCTGGAGAACTACCTCACTGCTGTGCAGTCTGACCCCCCTCAG CCGGAGCGAGTGCTGCAGGCTCTGAAGCGCTACATGGCCGCGGAGCAGAAGGACCGCAGACACACACTCAGGCATTACCAGCATATTGTGGCTGTTGACCCCCAGAAGGCTGAGCAGATGAAATTCcag gTGTACACACATCTCCATGTAATTGAGGAGAGGATGAATCAGAGTCTTGCACTGTTATACAAGGATCCCACCTTGGCTGAGGAGCTGCACAATGATATCC AGGAGCTGGTCAAGGCAGAAAGAGGAGACATCAGTGAGCTCATGACCACCTCCTTCTCCGAGACCCGCACTACTGAGGAGCTCCTGCCTGCTGAGAGCGAGGAGGAGAaggatgatgaagaggaagaggagagagccTTCCAGAACAGGCCTTATCCTCCCCGCATCG AACTGCAGTCGGATAAGAAAG TGTCTGCAGTTGAGGAATATGATTATACCACATCTGAGAGAGGCCCTACTTATGAATATGAGGAAAAG ATCAACACTTCTGTGGAGCTCAAGCAGGTCGTCAATAAGCCTCCTGAGATCGAGAGAGATGAACTG CAACCTGATGCCTTGGAGACGTTTAACCGTGGCGCCATGGTGGGGTTGCTGGTGGTGGCCGTGGCGATCGCCATGGTGATGGTAATCAGCCTGCTGCTGGTGCGCAGGAAGCCATACGGCACTATCAGTCATGGCATCGTAGAG GTCGACCCCATGCTGACACCAGAAGAACGACAGCTCAACAAAATGCAGAACCACGGCTATGAAAACCCCACCTACAAATTCTTTGAACAGATGAACTGA